In a genomic window of Punica granatum isolate Tunisia-2019 chromosome 6, ASM765513v2, whole genome shotgun sequence:
- the LOC116211859 gene encoding glycosyltransferase BC10-like, giving the protein MYRASPFLISVSLLLSLPLLFLLAPRILPPLFPLPDPISPADELDDLSLLRRASSASSSLTRLSSSSSHHKIAFLFLTNSDLHFSPLWHRFFHNRPRSLFNLYIHADPSANVSLPPPGSVFHGRLIPSKRTSRASPTLISATRRLLATALLDDPANAYFAVLSQYCVPLHSFDYVYRSLFVSPTFDRSAPAAESAQHGVRLSYRSFIEALDKSPSLWKRYTARGRYAMLPEVPFEKFRVGSQFFTLTRRHALVVIRDRSLWKKFKLPCYREDSCYPEEHYFPTLLSMEDPRGLTRYTLTAVNWTGTVNGHPHTYGPREVSPELIQRLRASNHSESYLFARKFSPDCLEPLMKIANKSIFRD; this is encoded by the coding sequence ATGTATAGGGCGTCGCCATTCCTCATCTCCGTCAGcctcctcctctccctccccctcctcttcctcctagCCCCCCGCATCCTCCCCCCTCTCTTCCCCCTCCCCGACCCCATCTCCCCCGCCGACGAGCTCGACGACCTCTCCCTCCTCCGCCGCGCCTCCTccgcctcctcctccctcACCCGCCTCTCCTCCTCGTCCTCCCACCACAAGATCgccttcctcttcctcaccAACTCCGACCTCCACTTCTCCCCCCTCTGGCACCGCTTCTTCCACAACCGCCCCCGCTCCCTCTTCAACCTCTACATCCATGCCGACCCCTCCGCCAATGTCTCCCTCCCCCCTCCCGGCTCCGTCTTCCACGGCCGCCTCATCCCCTCCAAGCGCACCTCCCGCGCCTCCCCCACCCTCATCTCCGCCACCCGCCGCCTGCTCGCTACCGCCCTCCTCGACGACCCCGCCAACGCCTACTTCGCCGTCCTCTCCCAGTACTGTGTCCCCCTCCACTCCTTCGACTACGTCTACCGCTCCCTCTTCGTCTCCCCCACCTTCGACCGCTCCGCCCCCGCCGCCGAGTCCGCCCAGCACGGCGTCCGCCTCAGCTACCGCAGCTTCATCGAGGCGCTGGACAAATCCCCCAGCCTGTGGAAGCGGTACACTGCCCGCGGGAGGTACGCGATGCTCCCCGAGGTCCCGTTCGAGAAGTTCCGCGTCGGGTCCCAGTTCTTCACGCTCACTCGCCGTCACGCACTCGTGGTGATTCGGGATCGGTCCCTCTGGAAGAAATTCAAGCTGCCCTGTTACAGGGAGGACTCGTGCTACCCGGAGGAGCACTACTTCCCCACGCTCCTCTCGATGGAGGATCCGCGCGGGCTCACGCGGTACACCCTCACCGCCGTCAACTGGACGGGCACTGTCAACGGGCACCCCCACACATACGGGCCCAGGGAGGTTTCTCCGGAGCTGATCCAGCGGCTGAGAGCCTCCAACCACTCCGAGTCTTACCTGTTCGCGAGGAAGTTCTCGCCGGATTGCTTGGAGCCGCTAATGAAAATCGCCAATAAGTCCATTTTCCGAGACTGa